The Calditrichota bacterium genomic sequence TTGAAACACAATGACCTTAATTTTGCAAGAAAAATAAATTTACTTTGTCAGAAATAATAACACGAGAATTTTAGGAAATGGATGATTGCACAAGCCGGCGTAATAAATTCAACTGGGTCCCAAATGACATTTGATGATATTTATCAGGAGAATGCCGATATGATTCTTAACCTGGCCTACAGAATGACCGGTAAACAGGAAGTTGCACGTGATTTAACCCAGGATATTTTCGTAAAAGTATACGAAAAATCAGATTCATTTCGCGAACAATCAAAAATTTCTACATGGATTTACCGTATTGCCATGAATCATATCCTGAATTTTATAAAGCGGGAAAAGCGACTATCATTTTTGGATTTTATGGAGCAGGATACAAAAACTGTTCGTGAAGGAACGGTGACAGTATGGGAACAAAACCTGCCGACACAGCCTGATAAAGCTTTGGAAGATCATGAAAAAGAGAATATTATCCGACACTTTGTTGAACAACTTAATGCAAAATATAAAATTCCATTCCTTTTGTTTCGATATGAGGAAATGAGTTATCAGCAAATTGCAAATCAGCTAGGCTTAAGTATGAGTGCTGTCGAAAGCAGGATTTTTAGAGCCAAGAAGAAATTGGCTGAAAAACTAAAACCATGGCAACACCGATTATAAAATTATAGTTTAATATCGTACCAA encodes the following:
- a CDS encoding sigma-70 family RNA polymerase sigma factor, producing MIAQAGVINSTGSQMTFDDIYQENADMILNLAYRMTGKQEVARDLTQDIFVKVYEKSDSFREQSKISTWIYRIAMNHILNFIKREKRLSFLDFMEQDTKTVREGTVTVWEQNLPTQPDKALEDHEKENIIRHFVEQLNAKYKIPFLLFRYEEMSYQQIANQLGLSMSAVESRIFRAKKKLAEKLKPWQHRL